One region of Vicinamibacterales bacterium genomic DNA includes:
- a CDS encoding type Z 30S ribosomal protein S14: protein MATTAKKVKELKTPKYKIRLRHRCRLCGRPRGYIRKFALCRLCFRKLALEGDITGVIKSSW, encoded by the coding sequence ATGGCCACGACCGCGAAGAAAGTCAAAGAGCTGAAGACGCCGAAGTACAAGATCCGGCTGCGGCACCGGTGCCGGCTGTGTGGACGTCCCCGGGGCTACATCCGGAAGTTCGCGCTCTGCCGTCTCTGCTTCCGTAAGCTGGCGCTCGAAGGTGACATCACGGGCGTCATCAAGAGCAGCTGGTAA
- the rplP gene encoding 50S ribosomal protein L16 encodes MLMPKKVKYRKQQRGRMAGKAWRGSDVSFGDYGLKAMEPCWMTARQIEAARVAMTRAIKRGGKIWVRVFPDKPITKKPQETRMGKGKGAPEEWVAVVRPGKILFEMEGVTELEAKQAMRLAAAKLPIKTRFATRFAQEAVS; translated from the coding sequence ATGTTGATGCCGAAGAAAGTCAAGTACCGCAAGCAGCAGCGCGGTCGCATGGCCGGCAAGGCCTGGCGCGGGTCCGACGTGTCGTTCGGCGACTACGGGCTGAAGGCGATGGAGCCCTGCTGGATGACGGCGCGGCAGATAGAGGCGGCCCGTGTCGCGATGACCCGAGCCATCAAGCGCGGCGGCAAGATCTGGGTGCGGGTGTTCCCTGACAAGCCGATCACCAAGAAGCCGCAGGAAACCCGCATGGGCAAGGGCAAGGGCGCACCCGAGGAATGGGTAGCCGTGGTCCGGCCGGGCAAGATCCTCTTCGAGATGGAAGGGGTGACCGAGTTGGAGGCGAAGCAGGCGATGCGCCTGGCCGCCGCCAAGCTTCCGATCAAGACCCGGTTCGCGACGCGCTTCGCCCAGGAGGCAGTGTCATGA
- the rpmC gene encoding 50S ribosomal protein L29 encodes MTSAHELRELNEDDLRNRERDLNDQLFRLRIQKAMGHLDVPLKLREIRRDLARVKTVLREKTAVAGRS; translated from the coding sequence ATGACGAGCGCTCACGAGCTGCGCGAACTGAACGAAGACGACCTGAGGAACCGCGAGCGCGATCTGAACGATCAGCTCTTCCGGTTGCGGATCCAGAAGGCCATGGGACACCTCGACGTGCCGTTGAAGTTGCGAGAGATCCGTCGCGACCTGGCGCGCGTGAAGACGGTGCTCCGCGAGAAGACCGCCGTGGCGGGCAGGAGCTAG
- the rplN gene encoding 50S ribosomal protein L14 has product MIQMQSVLDVADNSGARKIAVINPLGGSTGRYARLGDIVTASVKEAQPDSAVKKGSVVKAVIVRTRKEQRRKDGSYIRFDRNAAVLINDQNEPVGTRVFGPVARELRERKFMKIISLAPEVL; this is encoded by the coding sequence ATGATCCAGATGCAGTCGGTCCTCGATGTTGCCGACAACTCCGGCGCCCGCAAGATCGCGGTGATCAACCCGCTCGGCGGTTCGACCGGACGCTACGCGCGCCTGGGCGACATCGTCACGGCGTCGGTCAAGGAGGCGCAGCCCGACTCCGCCGTGAAGAAGGGCTCCGTCGTGAAGGCGGTCATCGTGCGGACGCGGAAGGAGCAGCGCCGGAAGGATGGCAGCTACATCCGCTTCGACCGGAACGCCGCGGTGCTGATCAACGACCAGAACGAACCGGTCGGGACGCGTGTGTTCGGTCCCGTCGCCCGCGAGCTGCGCGAACGCAAGTTCATGAAGATCATCTCGCTCGCGCCCGAGGTGCTGTGA
- the rplR gene encoding 50S ribosomal protein L18: MRIRTKEDRRDRIKLRLRKRIVGSAARPRLTVFRSVAHIYIQAVDDATGQTLVAASTVEPAVKAKMTDKVRGGNVAGAQLIGQTIAERLIAKGLKRVVFDRNGFLYHGRVRAVAEAARKAGLEF; this comes from the coding sequence ATGAGAATCCGGACGAAGGAAGATCGCCGCGACCGCATCAAGCTGCGCCTCCGCAAGCGGATCGTCGGGTCGGCCGCGCGGCCGCGCCTCACGGTGTTCCGCAGCGTGGCCCACATCTATATTCAGGCGGTGGACGACGCGACGGGGCAGACCCTCGTGGCCGCCTCGACCGTCGAGCCGGCCGTCAAGGCCAAGATGACCGACAAGGTGCGCGGCGGCAACGTCGCAGGCGCCCAGTTGATCGGCCAGACGATTGCCGAACGGCTGATCGCCAAGGGCCTGAAACGGGTGGTGTTCGACCGCAACGGGTTCCTCTATCACGGACGAGTCCGTGCGGTCGCCGAAGCGGCGCGCAAGGCGGGGCTGGAGTTCTAG
- the rpsH gene encoding 30S ribosomal protein S8 has translation MTDPIADMLTRIRNAVQAKRPRVDIPASKLKVEIARILQNEGYVQGFKLVEETPEGARTPQKFVRVFLKYGSRGERVITGIERISRPGRRVYFGHDEVPPVLAGLGISILTTSRGLMTGRDANKAGIGGEVLCNVW, from the coding sequence ATGACTGATCCGATTGCTGACATGCTCACGCGCATTCGCAACGCCGTCCAGGCCAAGCGGCCGCGCGTCGACATCCCGGCGTCGAAGCTGAAGGTCGAGATCGCGCGGATCCTCCAGAACGAGGGCTACGTCCAGGGCTTCAAGCTCGTGGAGGAGACCCCGGAGGGCGCGCGCACTCCCCAGAAGTTCGTGCGCGTCTTCCTGAAGTACGGATCGCGCGGAGAGCGCGTCATCACCGGGATCGAGCGCATCAGCCGTCCCGGCCGCCGCGTCTATTTCGGCCACGACGAGGTGCCGCCGGTCCTGGCCGGCCTCGGCATCAGCATCCTGACGACGTCGCGTGGGTTGATGACGGGCCGCGATGCGAACAAGGCGGGCATCGGCGGCGAGGTGCTCTGCAACGTGTGGTAG
- the rpsC gene encoding 30S ribosomal protein S3 produces the protein MGQKVHPYGFRLGFNKTWRSRWYSDRDYAKLLHEDLALRNELKRRFAHAGVSRIEIERAANKLKIDIHTSRPGIIIGRKGAEVDKLKEEVKRRTNREVFINIQEIQKPELDAQLIAESVAMQLEKRVAFRRAMRKAVESALRFGARGIKVRVSGRLNGAEIARSEWYLHGQLPLQTLRADIDYGFAEAHTTYGLIGVKTWLNKGERIEPRVGRDEDYRVPRRQPRGEGR, from the coding sequence GTGGGTCAGAAGGTTCACCCGTACGGATTCCGGCTCGGCTTCAACAAGACGTGGCGGTCGCGGTGGTACTCCGATCGCGACTACGCGAAGCTGCTGCATGAGGACCTGGCGCTCAGGAACGAGCTCAAGCGGCGGTTCGCGCACGCGGGCGTCTCGCGCATCGAGATCGAACGCGCGGCCAACAAGCTGAAGATCGACATCCACACCTCGCGGCCCGGCATCATCATCGGGCGCAAGGGGGCGGAGGTCGACAAGCTGAAGGAAGAGGTCAAGCGCCGGACCAACCGCGAGGTGTTCATCAACATCCAGGAAATCCAGAAACCAGAACTGGATGCGCAGCTCATCGCCGAATCGGTGGCGATGCAGCTCGAGAAGCGCGTGGCGTTCCGTCGGGCGATGCGCAAGGCCGTCGAGTCGGCGCTGCGCTTCGGTGCCCGCGGAATCAAGGTGCGCGTGTCTGGCCGCCTGAACGGCGCCGAGATCGCCCGCTCCGAGTGGTACCTGCACGGCCAACTGCCGCTGCAGACGCTCCGGGCCGACATCGACTACGGCTTCGCCGAGGCCCACACGACGTACGGCCTGATTGGCGTGAAGACGTGGCTCAACAAGGGCGAGCGGATCGAGCCGCGCGTGGGGCGTGACGAAGATTATCGGGTGCCGCGCCGGCAGCCACGGGGCGAAGGGCGGTAG
- the rplE gene encoding 50S ribosomal protein L5 translates to MSRLKERYLKDVVPGLQKEFGYKNVMAIPKLEKVVVNMGLGEATQNVKLIDTGADELGRVTGQRPVTTRAKKSIAAFKVRKGMPVGTMVTLRGERMYEFLDRLLNIALPRVRDFKGVSTKGFDGRGNYTLGLRDQLLFPEIDYMKVDKARGMNVSVVTTAKTDEEARRLLQLLGMPFRTS, encoded by the coding sequence ATGAGCCGGTTGAAGGAACGCTACCTCAAGGACGTCGTGCCAGGCCTCCAGAAGGAGTTCGGCTACAAGAACGTCATGGCCATCCCGAAGCTCGAGAAGGTCGTGGTGAACATGGGCCTGGGCGAGGCGACGCAAAACGTGAAGCTGATCGACACGGGAGCCGACGAGCTCGGCCGCGTCACGGGCCAGCGGCCCGTCACGACCCGCGCGAAGAAGTCGATCGCGGCCTTCAAGGTCCGCAAGGGCATGCCGGTCGGAACGATGGTCACGCTGCGCGGGGAACGGATGTACGAGTTCCTCGACCGGCTGCTGAACATCGCACTGCCGCGCGTGCGCGATTTCAAGGGCGTCTCCACGAAGGGCTTCGACGGCCGCGGCAATTACACGCTCGGCCTGCGTGACCAGCTGCTCTTCCCCGAAATCGACTACATGAAGGTCGACAAGGCCCGCGGGATGAACGTCTCGGTGGTGACGACGGCCAAGACCGACGAGGAAGCACGCCGTCTGCTCCAGCTCCTCGGGATGCCGTTCAGGACTTCATAG
- the rplX gene encoding 50S ribosomal protein L24 → MSRLETPIRKNDNVVVTTGKDRGKRGRVLKVEASANRLVVEGVNFISRHTKPNPGKNVKGGIAKREAALHASNVQLVCPECGKPTRIGRRVLGDGRKVRFCRKCEGVVDK, encoded by the coding sequence ATGTCACGTCTGGAAACGCCGATCCGGAAGAACGACAACGTCGTGGTGACGACGGGCAAGGACCGCGGCAAGCGGGGCCGCGTGCTCAAGGTCGAGGCCTCCGCCAACCGTCTCGTCGTCGAGGGCGTGAACTTCATCAGCCGGCACACGAAGCCCAACCCGGGAAAGAACGTGAAGGGTGGCATCGCCAAGCGCGAGGCGGCGCTTCATGCGTCGAACGTGCAGCTGGTGTGCCCCGAGTGCGGCAAGCCGACACGGATCGGTCGCCGCGTGCTCGGGGACGGCCGCAAGGTCCGGTTCTGCCGCAAGTGCGAGGGAGTGGTGGACAAATGA
- the rplF gene encoding 50S ribosomal protein L6 has product MSRIGKKPIPIPKGVTIHVAADAVEVQGPKGKLRQMFPPGITFEVQDGQLLAKTVREDRELGKFHGLGRSLVANAVTGVTEGFKRELDIVGIGYRAEVKGRQVVFALGYSHPIVMDVPQGIDVAVEKQTHITVSGIDRQLVGQVAADIRRMRKPDPYKQKGVRYTGEVLKKKVGKTGA; this is encoded by the coding sequence ATGTCGCGTATTGGAAAGAAACCGATTCCGATCCCGAAGGGCGTCACCATCCACGTGGCGGCCGACGCGGTCGAAGTGCAGGGGCCGAAGGGCAAGCTGCGCCAGATGTTCCCGCCCGGCATCACGTTCGAGGTCCAGGACGGGCAGTTGCTCGCCAAGACGGTGCGCGAGGACCGCGAACTGGGCAAGTTCCACGGCCTGGGCCGGAGCCTCGTGGCCAACGCCGTCACCGGCGTGACCGAGGGCTTCAAGCGCGAGCTCGACATCGTCGGCATCGGCTACCGCGCGGAGGTCAAGGGACGCCAGGTGGTATTCGCGCTGGGGTACTCCCATCCGATCGTGATGGACGTCCCGCAGGGGATCGACGTCGCCGTCGAGAAGCAGACGCACATCACGGTGAGCGGCATCGACCGCCAGCTCGTGGGGCAGGTGGCCGCCGACATCCGCCGGATGCGCAAGCCCGACCCGTACAAGCAGAAGGGCGTCCGCTACACCGGCGAGGTGTTGAAGAAGAAGGTTGGGAAGACAGGGGCCTAG
- the rpsQ gene encoding 30S ribosomal protein S17 has product MADKARVQGVVTSDKMDKSVVVAVERQVRHPLYGKIQRRTSTFLAHNEGNVAKVGDLVEISEGRPMSRRKRWVVVRVVRRAADAKAREAEAQVAAKGEGGAS; this is encoded by the coding sequence ATGGCTGACAAAGCACGCGTTCAAGGTGTGGTGACCAGCGACAAGATGGACAAGAGCGTGGTGGTCGCGGTCGAACGCCAGGTGCGCCACCCGTTGTACGGGAAGATCCAGCGCCGGACCTCGACGTTCCTCGCCCACAACGAGGGAAACGTCGCGAAGGTCGGCGACCTCGTCGAGATCTCGGAAGGGCGCCCGATGAGCCGCCGCAAGCGCTGGGTGGTGGTTCGCGTCGTCCGCCGCGCCGCCGATGCGAAGGCACGTGAGGCCGAGGCGCAGGTGGCCGCCAAGGGTGAGGGAGGTGCCTCATGA